A genomic segment from Malaclemys terrapin pileata isolate rMalTer1 chromosome 1, rMalTer1.hap1, whole genome shotgun sequence encodes:
- the DNAJB9 gene encoding dnaJ homolog subfamily B member 9 isoform X1, translating to MQLNCLKLLPNFRAKNCDHSYSSIFLSFLGASEMATTQSVFTFALCILMITELILARESYYDILGVPKNASDRQIKKAFHKLAMKYHPDKNKSPGAEAKFREIAEAYETLSDENKRKEYDQFGHGGGQGNNGSPFQQSFNFNFDDLFKDFDFFGQNQNSRSKKHFENHFRGHREAHSRQRRSFQDFSFGGGLFDDVFEDMEKMFSFSGFDSAHQHTVRTDSRFHGSSKHCRTVTQRRGNMVTTYTDCSGQ from the exons ATGCAATTGAATTGTCTTAAGTTACTGCCTAACTTCAGAGCAAAAAATTGTGACCATTCATATTCAAgtatttttctgtcttttctaGGCGCTTCAGAAATGGCTACCACACAGTCTGTCTTCACATTTGCTCTCTGCATTTTAATGATAACTGAATTAATATTGGCTAGAGAAAGCTACTATGACATTTTAGGAGTTCCAAAAAATGCATCTGACCGCCAAATCAAGAAGGCATTTCACAAACTGGCCATGAAGTACCACCCAGACAAAAACAAGAGTCCTGGTGCAGAAGCAAAATTCAGAGAAATTGCAGAAG CATATGAAACGTTATCGGATGAGAATAAACGAAAAGAATATGACCAATTTGGCCATGGTGGAGGACAAGGAAATAATGGAAGCCCATTCCAACAgtcatttaatttcaattttgaTGACTTGTtcaaagattttgacttttttggtcAAAACCAAAACTCACGGTCGAAGAAGCATTTTGAAAATCACTTCCGGGGTCATCGGGAGGCTCACAGCAGGCAAAGACGTTCTTTCCAAGATTTCTCCTTTGGAGGTGGACTGTTTGATGATGTGTTTGAAgatatggaaaaaatgttttctttcagtgGCTTTGACAGTGCACACCAGCACACAGTACGAACTGATAGCAGATTCCATGGATCTAGCAAGCATTGTAGGACTGTCACTCAGCGCCGAGGAAACATGGTTACTACATACACAGACTGTTCTGGACAATAA
- the DNAJB9 gene encoding dnaJ homolog subfamily B member 9 isoform X2, which translates to MATTQSVFTFALCILMITELILARESYYDILGVPKNASDRQIKKAFHKLAMKYHPDKNKSPGAEAKFREIAEAYETLSDENKRKEYDQFGHGGGQGNNGSPFQQSFNFNFDDLFKDFDFFGQNQNSRSKKHFENHFRGHREAHSRQRRSFQDFSFGGGLFDDVFEDMEKMFSFSGFDSAHQHTVRTDSRFHGSSKHCRTVTQRRGNMVTTYTDCSGQ; encoded by the exons ATGGCTACCACACAGTCTGTCTTCACATTTGCTCTCTGCATTTTAATGATAACTGAATTAATATTGGCTAGAGAAAGCTACTATGACATTTTAGGAGTTCCAAAAAATGCATCTGACCGCCAAATCAAGAAGGCATTTCACAAACTGGCCATGAAGTACCACCCAGACAAAAACAAGAGTCCTGGTGCAGAAGCAAAATTCAGAGAAATTGCAGAAG CATATGAAACGTTATCGGATGAGAATAAACGAAAAGAATATGACCAATTTGGCCATGGTGGAGGACAAGGAAATAATGGAAGCCCATTCCAACAgtcatttaatttcaattttgaTGACTTGTtcaaagattttgacttttttggtcAAAACCAAAACTCACGGTCGAAGAAGCATTTTGAAAATCACTTCCGGGGTCATCGGGAGGCTCACAGCAGGCAAAGACGTTCTTTCCAAGATTTCTCCTTTGGAGGTGGACTGTTTGATGATGTGTTTGAAgatatggaaaaaatgttttctttcagtgGCTTTGACAGTGCACACCAGCACACAGTACGAACTGATAGCAGATTCCATGGATCTAGCAAGCATTGTAGGACTGTCACTCAGCGCCGAGGAAACATGGTTACTACATACACAGACTGTTCTGGACAATAA